In the Aneurinibacillus soli genome, one interval contains:
- a CDS encoding MerR family transcriptional regulator, protein MKHIQGKYNIKAVSTIVRITTHTLRAWERRYGIIEPQRTESGHRLYTEEDVAALAQGTSGQRTSY, encoded by the coding sequence ATGAAACATATACAGGGCAAGTATAATATTAAAGCGGTTTCTACCATTGTGAGAATTACAACACATACACTTCGTGCCTGGGAACGACGCTACGGAATCATTGAGCCGCAGCGCACTGAATCCGGACATCGATTATACACCGAGGAAGACGTTGCTGCGCTGGCTCAAGGAACAAGTGGACAAAGGACTTCATATTAG
- a CDS encoding RNA-guided endonuclease TnpB family protein, translating into MDMANKAYKFRLYPTQEQKYFLAKTFGCVRFVYNKMLAERKEMYEQFKDDKETLKQQPFPTPAKYKDEFAWLKEVDSLALANAQLNLQKAYKNFFSGRAEFPKFKNRKARQSYTTNVVNGNIMLLDGYIKLPKLKLVKIKQHREIPSHHIIKSCTISRTKTGKYYVSILTKYEHKPAQKEVQAVVGLDFSMKGLFVESEEGKTANYPRFYRQALEKLAKEQRILSRRKKSSNRWHKQRLKVAKLHERIANQRKDFLHKESHKLTKQYDCVVIEDLNMKGMSQALNFGKSVADNAWGMFTTLLKYKLEEQGKKLIKIDKWFPSSKTCSCCGQVKESLFLSERTFHCDCGFVADRDWNASINIKREGLRRLA; encoded by the coding sequence TTGGATATGGCAAATAAAGCATACAAGTTCCGTTTGTACCCAACACAGGAACAGAAGTATTTTCTTGCAAAAACATTCGGTTGTGTACGTTTCGTTTACAACAAAATGCTGGCTGAACGAAAAGAAATGTATGAGCAATTCAAGGACGATAAAGAAACGCTAAAGCAGCAACCGTTTCCGACTCCTGCTAAATATAAAGATGAGTTTGCATGGCTCAAAGAAGTAGATAGCCTTGCATTAGCGAATGCCCAACTAAACCTGCAAAAAGCATACAAAAATTTCTTTTCAGGTCGTGCGGAATTTCCGAAGTTCAAAAATCGTAAGGCGAGACAGTCCTATACAACTAACGTGGTCAACGGTAATATTATGCTTTTGGATGGCTATATCAAATTACCGAAACTCAAGCTTGTAAAAATCAAACAGCATCGAGAAATTCCATCGCATCATATCATTAAGTCTTGTACGATTTCTCGAACAAAAACAGGAAAATACTATGTGTCGATTCTTACCAAATATGAACACAAACCTGCACAAAAAGAAGTACAAGCTGTCGTGGGCTTAGATTTTTCCATGAAAGGCTTATTTGTCGAGAGTGAAGAAGGTAAGACAGCCAATTACCCTCGCTTCTATCGTCAAGCTTTGGAAAAACTAGCAAAGGAACAGCGTATTTTATCACGCAGAAAGAAAAGTTCTAATCGTTGGCACAAGCAGCGACTGAAAGTAGCCAAGCTACACGAAAGAATTGCGAACCAACGAAAAGACTTTCTTCATAAAGAATCGCATAAATTGACGAAGCAGTATGACTGCGTGGTGATCGAAGACCTCAACATGAAAGGAATGTCACAAGCCCTCAACTTTGGAAAAAGTGTTGCGGACAATGCATGGGGCATGTTCACGACACTCCTCAAATATAAGTTAGAGGAGCAAGGGAAAAAGCTGATCAAGATAGATAAGTGGTTTCCCTCATCAAAAACTTGCTCATGTTGTGGTCAAGTAAAGGAGTCTCTATTTCTTTCTGAGCGTACATTCCACTGTGATTGTGGTTTTGTAGCAGACAGGGACTGGAACGCCTCGATCAATATCAAGCGTGAAGGACTGCGACGATTAGCATAA
- the ilvD gene encoding dihydroxy-acid dehydratase gives MAELRSNMIKKGFDRAPHRSLLRAAGVKDEDFDKPFIAVCNSYIDIIPGHVHLQEFGKVVKEAIREAGGVPFEFNTIGVDDGIAMGHIGMRYSLPSREIIADSVETVVAAHWFDGMICIPNCDKITPGMMMAALRLNIPTIMVSGGPMAAGKTSDGRKISLSSVFEGVGAYQAGKLDDKGLQELEQYGCPTCGSCSGMFTANSMNCLAEALGLALPGNGTILATSPERKELAKKAAKQLLELIDKDIKPRDIVTEKAIDNAFALDMALGGSTNTVLHTLALANEAGVEYPLERINEVAARVPHLSKLAPASDWHIEDLHAAGGVSAVLNELSKKEGAIHLDTMTVTGKTLGENVAGHDVTDHNVIYPLDKPYSETGGLAVLFGNLAPDGAIIKTGGVQGGITRHEGPAIVFDSQEEALEGISAGRVKEGHVVIIRYEGPKGGPGMPEMLAPTSQIVGMGLGPKVALVTDGRFSGASRGLSIGHASPEAAEGGPLAFVQDGDHVVIDIAARRMDVDVPEDEWARRKAEWKGFEPKVKTGYLARYSKLVTSASTGGIMKI, from the coding sequence GTGGCAGAGTTACGCAGCAACATGATTAAAAAAGGGTTTGACCGTGCGCCGCACCGCAGCCTGCTCCGTGCAGCCGGTGTAAAAGATGAAGATTTCGATAAACCATTTATTGCGGTGTGCAATTCATATATTGATATCATTCCGGGCCACGTTCACCTTCAAGAATTCGGAAAAGTCGTAAAAGAAGCAATTCGTGAAGCAGGTGGCGTTCCATTTGAATTTAATACAATCGGCGTAGATGATGGCATTGCGATGGGCCATATCGGCATGCGTTATTCGCTGCCAAGCCGTGAAATTATCGCGGATTCTGTTGAAACCGTAGTAGCGGCACACTGGTTTGACGGCATGATCTGCATTCCGAACTGTGACAAGATCACGCCAGGGATGATGATGGCAGCGCTTCGTCTGAACATTCCAACGATCATGGTCAGTGGTGGTCCAATGGCAGCTGGTAAAACAAGCGATGGACGCAAAATCTCGCTTTCTTCCGTATTTGAAGGTGTAGGCGCGTACCAGGCCGGCAAACTTGACGACAAAGGGCTGCAAGAACTTGAACAGTACGGCTGCCCAACGTGCGGCTCCTGTTCCGGTATGTTTACCGCTAACTCAATGAACTGTCTCGCCGAAGCACTCGGCCTCGCACTCCCGGGCAATGGTACGATTCTGGCTACTTCTCCAGAGCGTAAAGAATTGGCTAAGAAAGCGGCGAAACAATTGCTTGAACTGATCGACAAAGACATCAAACCACGTGATATCGTAACCGAAAAAGCAATCGACAACGCATTCGCGCTCGATATGGCACTTGGCGGTTCAACGAATACCGTGCTCCATACACTCGCTCTCGCTAACGAAGCAGGGGTAGAATACCCACTTGAGCGCATTAATGAAGTAGCAGCACGCGTGCCACATCTGTCCAAGCTCGCTCCGGCATCAGACTGGCATATCGAAGATTTGCACGCAGCAGGTGGCGTATCTGCTGTCCTGAATGAGCTCTCGAAAAAAGAAGGTGCCATCCATCTCGACACAATGACCGTTACTGGCAAAACACTCGGGGAAAACGTAGCGGGACACGATGTTACCGACCACAATGTTATCTACCCGCTTGATAAGCCATACAGCGAAACTGGCGGTCTGGCTGTTCTGTTCGGCAACCTCGCTCCAGACGGTGCGATCATCAAAACAGGCGGCGTTCAAGGCGGCATCACGCGCCATGAAGGTCCAGCCATCGTATTTGACTCGCAAGAAGAAGCACTGGAAGGTATTTCTGCAGGGCGTGTAAAAGAAGGCCATGTCGTCATCATCCGCTACGAAGGTCCAAAAGGCGGACCAGGTATGCCGGAAATGCTGGCACCAACGTCGCAAATCGTCGGCATGGGCCTCGGCCCGAAAGTTGCGCTTGTAACAGACGGACGTTTCTCTGGCGCATCCCGTGGTCTCTCAATCGGTCATGCTTCTCCAGAAGCAGCTGAAGGTGGACCGCTCGCATTCGTACAAGATGGCGACCATGTTGTGATCGACATTGCGGCACGTCGTATGGATGTAGACGTACCAGAAGACGAATGGGCACGTCGTAAAGCGGAATGGAAAGGCTTCGAGCCAAAAGTGAAAACTGGCTATCTGGCTCGCTATTCTAAACTCGTAACATCTGCTAGTACAGGCGGCATTATGAAAATCTAG
- a CDS encoding L,D-transpeptidase: MKRLVQIISILFLFFYFQLLPAEPAAAPTSDRKPFYELIAVPTGLTHIQLEAQLEMYKKERHYPPGEEPIIVAVPQVRYIPIYTPIPFHQPETLYYIAPPGGPVKFFDPTCMCESDPEVSRLKKALEQQRLQLERLLSVRSALYNYYLYNKKLPASLTELTEPFPNNYLSEIPFQSSIHGNVPALEETGVIYRPELFNPTQAWQTLDEVFRVGGMREPTFPLMPLEVVVYQSSFRMIVYTGTIPVRSYYIGLGAENRTPLGTYFIKLKVNEPLSQSKVYGTRGLVLSDTDYAIHGTNNPASIGQAISKGCVRLHNFQVEELFSIAPIGTKVTITNNAAPEFRQPNARGYYLKARENEKNPTQVYHWKG; encoded by the coding sequence ATGAAACGCCTTGTTCAAATTATCAGTATTCTGTTTTTATTTTTTTATTTTCAACTTCTTCCGGCTGAGCCCGCTGCTGCTCCCACGTCGGATCGCAAACCATTTTATGAACTAATCGCGGTTCCGACAGGACTGACACATATACAACTAGAAGCGCAGCTTGAGATGTATAAGAAGGAGAGACACTATCCGCCCGGTGAGGAACCGATTATTGTAGCCGTACCGCAAGTCCGCTACATTCCGATATATACGCCAATTCCTTTCCATCAGCCAGAGACCTTATACTATATCGCGCCGCCCGGTGGTCCTGTGAAGTTTTTTGACCCGACATGTATGTGTGAGTCTGATCCAGAAGTCAGCCGCCTAAAAAAAGCGCTTGAGCAGCAACGTCTGCAGCTTGAACGCCTGCTCTCGGTGCGCAGTGCGCTGTACAACTATTATTTATACAACAAGAAGCTGCCCGCTTCTCTCACTGAGCTAACGGAGCCGTTTCCGAATAACTATCTGTCCGAGATTCCGTTTCAGTCTTCTATTCATGGAAATGTTCCTGCCCTCGAAGAGACCGGGGTGATATACAGGCCAGAACTATTCAATCCGACACAGGCGTGGCAAACACTAGATGAGGTGTTTCGTGTCGGCGGCATGCGAGAGCCTACCTTTCCACTTATGCCGCTTGAAGTAGTAGTCTACCAATCGTCCTTCCGCATGATTGTCTACACAGGCACGATTCCGGTACGCTCTTATTACATCGGACTCGGCGCGGAAAACCGGACGCCGCTTGGCACGTATTTCATTAAACTGAAAGTTAATGAGCCATTATCACAAAGCAAAGTATACGGAACACGGGGACTTGTACTAAGTGATACAGACTATGCGATTCATGGCACGAACAATCCAGCTTCCATCGGACAAGCAATATCCAAAGGCTGCGTGCGGCTGCACAACTTCCAGGTAGAAGAGCTGTTCAGCATTGCTCCCATCGGCACTAAAGTCACCATCACGAACAATGCCGCACCCGAATTCCGCCAGCCGAATGCGCGTGGCTACTACTTGAAAGCCCGCGAGAATGAGAAGAATCCGACGCAAGTCTATCACTGGAAGGGATAA
- a CDS encoding DMT family transporter gives MNITQKRYKGIMMIVVGAALWGISGTVAQQLFASEGFQPGWLVTVRMMVAGILLLLWTAAKSGQQEIWQIFRHTEDRVRLFIFAVGGMVGVQYTYFMAVGTGDAATATLLQYLGPIFITVYVAWKCRRLPNRWEISALVLALIGAFLLITNGSFQGISIPVDAFIWGIVSALAAAFYTVYPVRLLGRWNSAIVVGWSMVLGSMCLATFNPLWDVAGQHWTLLSASYVAFVILFGTLVPFYMFIESLRYITSTEASVLSSAEPLAAVIVACLWLHVAFGLWQGVGGLCIIATVTLLAIKKPVEDSGEVQSSGEAKSVAL, from the coding sequence ATGAATATAACACAGAAGCGATACAAAGGAATTATGATGATTGTCGTCGGAGCCGCTCTATGGGGCATATCGGGGACAGTGGCACAGCAATTATTTGCAAGCGAAGGGTTTCAGCCCGGCTGGCTTGTAACGGTGCGAATGATGGTAGCGGGTATATTGTTGCTTCTCTGGACTGCCGCGAAAAGTGGTCAGCAGGAGATATGGCAGATTTTCCGTCATACAGAAGATCGAGTACGCCTGTTTATTTTTGCTGTGGGCGGTATGGTAGGGGTACAGTATACATATTTTATGGCAGTTGGTACAGGAGATGCGGCAACCGCGACACTCTTGCAGTATCTGGGTCCGATATTTATTACGGTGTATGTAGCATGGAAATGCCGCCGCTTGCCGAATCGATGGGAAATCAGTGCGCTTGTGCTGGCACTTATAGGGGCATTTTTGCTTATTACAAATGGATCGTTTCAAGGGATATCGATTCCGGTTGATGCGTTTATCTGGGGAATTGTTTCAGCACTTGCAGCGGCATTCTATACAGTGTATCCGGTCCGCCTTCTGGGGAGATGGAATTCGGCAATTGTTGTGGGCTGGTCGATGGTACTTGGGAGCATGTGTCTTGCAACATTTAACCCATTGTGGGATGTAGCGGGACAGCACTGGACGCTTTTGTCTGCCTCGTATGTTGCGTTTGTGATACTATTTGGGACACTTGTGCCGTTCTATATGTTTATCGAAAGTTTACGTTATATTACATCGACAGAAGCGAGTGTGTTATCGAGTGCCGAGCCGCTTGCTGCAGTCATTGTAGCCTGTCTATGGCTGCATGTTGCCTTTGGTCTGTGGCAAGGAGTTGGGGGCTTATGTATTATCGCGACGGTAACGTTGTTGGCGATTAAGAAGCCGGTGGAAGATAGTGGAGAGGTACAGTCTTCTGGGGAAGCTAAAAGTGTGGCGTTATAA
- a CDS encoding FeoB-associated Cys-rich membrane protein, producing MLINIMIGAVIFGYAGWSLYRFTVKSKEGKCVSCSSKKGCAPACDESKPAEVTFYTRYREEHSLK from the coding sequence ATGCTTATCAACATTATGATAGGGGCTGTGATTTTCGGTTATGCGGGCTGGTCCCTGTATCGATTTACCGTCAAAAGCAAGGAAGGAAAATGTGTCAGCTGCTCGTCAAAAAAAGGCTGCGCTCCTGCCTGCGATGAGAGTAAGCCGGCTGAAGTGACATTTTACACCCGTTACCGTGAGGAACATTCTTTGAAATAG
- the feoB gene encoding ferrous iron transport protein B: MIHVALAGNPNTGKTSLFNILTGSYEYVGNWTGVTVEKKVGTLRNKKGELVDLPGIYSLNPLSRDEGVATQFLIAESFTSVLNIVDASQIERNLYLTVQLLEYGKPVIIGLNMMDVARGRGFMINETELSARLGVPVLPIVARTGAGCQELGAELAHTEHQQALTFALDYGPVLERAIKRLVDMIPDGVTLPKRWLAIQLFEGNALIRELLESHITAEQLAQLQTDTERDVCASSSDARSLPHYIRLVRGAFITGVMEGAVTRTQNETYTLSERIDHIVTNRVLGIPIFLLFMFLMFKLTFDWLGTPLSDQIDGFLNGTFADMLRSSLQAAGASNFIQAVVLNGIVAGVGGVLVFVPQIFILFFLISFIEDSGYMARVAMVMDRLMQAIGLNGKAFIPMIIGFGCNVPGVMAARTIEQPKERLLTILLTPLMSCSARLPVYSLFVGMFFVHNQALVVLSMYVLGVVVALLLAKLFSSTLLKQEGSMFVVELPPYRFPQWRTLLRSTWEKGKGFVKKAGTLIFGGSVAIWFLSYAGPGGLNVNMDHSFLAMIGGFLAPLFAPLGFGTWQAGASLIPGFMAKEVVVATMNIIYAAPDEGSLQKILATHFTPLSAYSFMAFILLYVPCLATVGVIRKETGSARWTWFSIGYALVIAYIIALVIYQGGRLLGLQ, encoded by the coding sequence ATGATTCACGTTGCGCTTGCCGGAAACCCGAATACAGGAAAGACATCACTGTTTAACATTCTGACTGGATCATACGAATATGTGGGGAACTGGACAGGTGTAACGGTTGAGAAGAAAGTTGGAACATTGCGGAACAAAAAGGGTGAGCTGGTTGACTTGCCGGGCATTTATTCGCTGAATCCCCTTTCGCGTGATGAGGGGGTAGCGACACAGTTTCTGATTGCAGAATCATTTACCTCGGTTCTTAATATTGTCGATGCGTCCCAGATTGAGCGCAATCTTTATTTAACAGTACAGCTTCTCGAATATGGGAAACCGGTTATTATCGGATTGAATATGATGGATGTAGCCCGTGGACGAGGTTTTATGATTAATGAAACTGAACTGTCGGCACGTCTTGGCGTCCCTGTGCTGCCGATTGTGGCGCGAACAGGAGCTGGATGTCAGGAACTCGGAGCAGAGCTTGCCCACACTGAGCATCAGCAGGCGCTTACGTTTGCGCTTGATTACGGTCCGGTACTCGAGCGTGCGATTAAGCGTCTGGTGGATATGATACCTGATGGGGTTACACTGCCGAAGCGCTGGCTTGCGATTCAGTTGTTTGAAGGGAATGCGCTAATTCGCGAGCTTCTCGAATCTCATATTACAGCAGAACAGCTTGCTCAATTACAGACTGATACGGAGCGGGATGTGTGTGCATCATCCTCTGATGCGCGTTCACTGCCGCATTATATCCGGCTTGTACGCGGGGCGTTTATCACCGGAGTAATGGAGGGTGCGGTAACCCGGACCCAAAACGAAACGTATACGTTATCCGAGCGTATTGATCACATTGTAACCAACCGGGTGCTTGGCATTCCGATTTTCCTGTTGTTTATGTTTTTGATGTTTAAATTAACGTTCGACTGGCTGGGCACCCCATTGTCCGATCAGATTGATGGATTTTTAAACGGTACATTTGCTGATATGCTTCGAAGTTCGTTACAAGCAGCGGGCGCATCTAATTTTATTCAGGCGGTTGTGCTCAACGGTATTGTGGCCGGTGTGGGTGGCGTGCTCGTATTTGTACCACAAATTTTTATTCTGTTCTTCTTGATTTCGTTTATTGAAGACTCCGGTTATATGGCACGTGTGGCAATGGTAATGGATCGGCTCATGCAAGCGATCGGTCTTAACGGTAAAGCATTCATCCCGATGATTATCGGCTTTGGCTGCAACGTACCAGGTGTTATGGCGGCCCGGACGATTGAGCAGCCGAAAGAGCGACTGTTAACGATTCTTTTGACACCGCTTATGTCGTGCTCGGCTCGTCTTCCCGTATACAGCTTGTTTGTTGGGATGTTTTTCGTACATAATCAGGCGCTGGTCGTGCTGTCGATGTATGTGCTGGGGGTTGTAGTAGCGCTTCTGCTTGCCAAGCTATTCTCGTCCACATTGTTGAAGCAAGAAGGCTCGATGTTTGTTGTTGAACTTCCACCGTACCGTTTTCCACAGTGGCGCACACTTCTGCGCAGTACGTGGGAGAAGGGCAAAGGCTTCGTGAAAAAAGCGGGTACGCTCATCTTCGGAGGATCGGTTGCGATCTGGTTCTTAAGCTATGCAGGGCCAGGCGGACTGAATGTAAACATGGATCATAGTTTTTTGGCGATGATTGGTGGGTTTTTGGCACCGTTATTTGCCCCGCTTGGGTTTGGAACATGGCAAGCGGGCGCATCGCTTATACCTGGATTCATGGCGAAAGAAGTTGTAGTTGCGACAATGAACATCATTTATGCAGCACCAGATGAAGGTTCGCTGCAGAAGATTTTGGCGACACATTTCACACCGCTTTCGGCCTACAGCTTTATGGCATTCATTCTGCTGTACGTACCGTGCTTGGCTACAGTCGGTGTTATTCGTAAAGAGACCGGGTCTGCACGTTGGACATGGTTCTCGATTGGCTACGCGCTTGTGATCGCATATATCATTGCACTTGTAATCTATCAGGGTGGCCGCTTGCTCGGTCTCCAGTAA
- a CDS encoding FeoA family protein, whose translation MWLSEIEPGSKVKITDITKVTEVVRRRLLDMGIMEGTVVCMKRLLPFGGPCALEASGQWVGIRRQEAGLIQVEAV comes from the coding sequence ATGTGGTTATCGGAAATCGAACCAGGTAGTAAAGTGAAAATTACGGACATTACCAAAGTGACAGAGGTGGTGCGCCGTCGCCTGCTTGATATGGGGATTATGGAAGGAACAGTAGTTTGCATGAAGCGATTGTTGCCATTCGGTGGACCGTGTGCACTTGAAGCAAGTGGACAGTGGGTCGGCATTCGTCGCCAGGAAGCTGGTCTGATTCAGGTGGAGGCCGTATGA
- a CDS encoding NAD(P)-dependent oxidoreductase, protein MSKRIGFIGLGNMGSPMAINLHKAGFDVTVYNRTADKAKVLGEQGLQVAESLEDAVREKDVVITMLSNDEAVEQMIVGDGGVLDYMEAPTILVDMSTISPDTSCTLAEAAREMGITMVDAPVSGSTNAAESAGLVILYGGPRDVFDELAEMFAAMGKASLYFGENGSGSKAKLVINLLLGMTMQGISESLVLAEKFGLERTTVLDMMQQAAVSSPFLGFKRPSLETEAYPAAFALKHMHKDLGLVLEQARHNGSILPATAAAYQSYTAAMNHGLDEQDMAVVFAELLNQSGVSKK, encoded by the coding sequence ATGAGCAAACGAATCGGGTTCATCGGCCTGGGCAACATGGGAAGTCCGATGGCGATAAATCTCCATAAAGCAGGATTTGACGTAACCGTATACAACCGGACGGCAGATAAAGCAAAGGTGCTGGGCGAGCAAGGATTGCAGGTAGCGGAGTCGCTTGAAGACGCAGTGCGAGAAAAAGATGTAGTCATTACAATGCTATCTAATGATGAAGCGGTTGAGCAGATGATTGTGGGAGATGGCGGTGTTCTTGATTATATGGAAGCACCGACTATTCTCGTCGATATGAGCACCATTTCCCCGGATACATCTTGCACATTAGCAGAAGCGGCTCGCGAGATGGGGATTACGATGGTGGACGCTCCTGTGTCCGGCAGTACGAATGCGGCGGAGAGTGCCGGGCTTGTGATTCTATATGGTGGTCCGCGAGATGTATTTGACGAACTTGCGGAGATGTTTGCTGCGATGGGCAAAGCCTCGCTGTATTTTGGAGAAAACGGAAGCGGTTCGAAGGCGAAGCTTGTGATTAACTTGCTTCTCGGCATGACTATGCAGGGAATCTCAGAATCGCTTGTGCTGGCAGAAAAGTTCGGACTTGAACGTACAACAGTGCTTGATATGATGCAGCAGGCGGCGGTGTCGTCTCCGTTCCTTGGATTTAAGCGACCGTCGCTTGAGACGGAAGCGTATCCGGCTGCTTTTGCACTCAAGCATATGCATAAAGACCTTGGTCTTGTATTAGAGCAGGCACGCCATAACGGTAGCATCTTGCCAGCCACAGCAGCGGCGTATCAAAGCTATACGGCTGCGATGAATCATGGCTTAGACGAGCAGGATATGGCAGTGGTGTTTGCCGAGTTGCTTAATCAGTCGGGTGTGTCGAAAAAATAA
- a CDS encoding alkaline phosphatase family protein — protein sequence MVWKKTIFILIDSFMPHVFEEAEAQQKVPALSFLKANGAYWNDCVTVFPTMSANIDASLMTGTYPDEHYVPGLVWYDRDKQRVVNYINGGKAVWRLGTRKCAQDVLVSLNEQHLSRDVKTIFEEAARHHRTSASLNFSIHRGPVRYSVQKPGLMKLALLGTKFDSVTGPELALQGRFFHSNGLRARFGQWNASVFKKYGINDSFVTDMAIRLVQEGRLPALTVAYMPDNDYTYHRHPDKGVDILARADRQIGRLLDAFGSWEEAVRQCRFIITGDHGQTKIGVEREALIAVLDSLIGMRASCPEKVNPEQDDLVICNNERMCFLYPLKEGVQEEVIKRLLGESRIDVLAWKEGAGVRVGRGERALFFTRGGQVRDVYGVRWTIDGDLTLLDGSLAEKEGKQIVHFGQYPDAFSRLYGALYARDGQVIAITAQPGAEFYTPSDPTHQGGASHGSLHHTDSLVPLIITGETKAAFAHPRLVDLKSYMLGCLHSEGY from the coding sequence ATGGTGTGGAAGAAGACAATTTTCATTTTGATTGACTCGTTTATGCCACATGTATTCGAGGAGGCAGAGGCACAGCAAAAAGTGCCAGCACTGTCTTTTCTGAAGGCGAACGGTGCATACTGGAATGATTGCGTCACCGTGTTCCCAACCATGTCAGCAAATATAGATGCTTCCTTGATGACGGGGACGTATCCAGACGAGCACTACGTTCCTGGATTGGTCTGGTATGATCGGGATAAGCAGCGAGTAGTGAATTATATTAATGGGGGAAAGGCAGTCTGGCGCCTTGGTACACGTAAATGTGCGCAGGATGTGCTAGTAAGCCTGAATGAGCAGCACCTAAGCCGGGATGTGAAGACGATATTTGAAGAGGCGGCCCGCCATCATCGTACAAGCGCGTCTTTGAATTTTAGCATTCACCGTGGACCTGTTCGCTATTCGGTGCAGAAACCCGGCTTGATGAAGCTCGCACTGCTTGGTACAAAATTTGATAGCGTCACAGGGCCGGAGCTGGCACTGCAAGGGCGCTTTTTTCATTCAAATGGACTACGAGCTCGCTTTGGTCAGTGGAACGCTAGTGTGTTTAAGAAATATGGAATCAATGATTCATTTGTGACCGATATGGCGATTCGGTTAGTTCAAGAAGGGCGTCTGCCTGCGCTAACAGTTGCATACATGCCAGATAATGACTATACGTATCATCGTCATCCTGATAAAGGTGTCGATATTTTGGCTCGGGCTGACCGCCAGATTGGACGTCTACTTGATGCGTTCGGTAGCTGGGAAGAAGCAGTGCGGCAGTGCCGGTTTATTATCACAGGCGATCATGGACAGACAAAGATCGGGGTGGAGAGGGAGGCGCTCATTGCGGTTTTGGACTCACTCATTGGCATGCGGGCATCGTGTCCGGAGAAGGTGAACCCAGAACAAGATGATCTGGTGATTTGCAACAACGAGCGGATGTGCTTTTTATATCCACTCAAAGAAGGGGTACAGGAAGAGGTGATCAAGCGGCTTCTAGGTGAGTCGCGCATTGATGTGCTTGCCTGGAAAGAAGGAGCTGGCGTCCGCGTGGGGCGGGGCGAGCGAGCACTGTTTTTTACTCGCGGGGGTCAGGTGCGGGACGTGTATGGCGTACGTTGGACGATTGACGGAGATCTCACTTTGCTTGATGGATCTCTTGCCGAGAAGGAAGGAAAACAGATTGTGCATTTCGGACAGTATCCGGATGCATTCTCCAGGTTGTATGGGGCACTTTATGCACGAGATGGACAGGTAATTGCCATTACGGCGCAGCCAGGTGCCGAGTTTTACACACCGAGCGATCCGACTCATCAGGGCGGGGCAAGCCACGGTTCTTTGCATCACACCGATTCGCTTGTGCCGCTTATCATTACGGGAGAGACAAAGGCTGCTTTTGCGCATCCTCGCCTGGTTGACCTGAAATCGTACATGCTTGGATGCTTGCACAGCGAGGGCTATTAA